GCTTCTGCCGGAATGTGTGTCTGGTCAGTCTCAATACAATGAAGATCAGCGGAATGACAATCACATGTAACCAGTAAAcatacacaaaatacacattcagtaagataaaacataaaacacacGTGTACTCTACCGACAACATAGTGGAGTAAGGGACGCTCACACGCGGGTCTGAGACAACAGACAGGGACTAGTTTAGGTCACATTATGTGACAAATACACCGATAACCCTATCAgaacatatatcattataactgtatGTGGCAGGATTTGGGTTACGTGCCCATGCCTGCGAGAAGATGAACGAAGGTTTGCCCTCACTTACTTTACTTGACAAGTTCTATATTCAGGCAGACAGCAAgtcaacatttacatataaaacaatacccGCTTTATCGTCACATATCTAGTAACTTAATTTCTAAACAATTGGACTTGAACACTTTTGGCCCTATCAGCACTCCAGAATCCACGAAGGACGAATCACTTGTAGGATGTAACATAATGGCAGAGATATATCCTTAGGAACTCTGGTCAATGGTTTATTATGTCGAATTAATGAACAATTCAACTATTTAAAGAACTAGTCACTAACTATTAAAGCATCGAAAACATTTGGAAACATGTTTCCGGTGAGATAAAGAGTAGAAATGAAAAGATTGCCTTGACAACATTTAAAATGTCTAGGGGACAAAGATGGATAACATCACTCTAGTATCACCAGACCCTATCATTGATGCCAATAAAGAAGCTCTGTATATCGCTGTATTTTGTCTGAAGAACAAGAAAACACTTCGATTTAGTAGAtctacataaatatacatttaaggGACATCTAAATAGCAAATCAAGTAcgacagtgatattttacaagcctattTTTTGAAATCTGAGgcaatttaacagaagttaACTGAgcaacttttagtatgtatcatgacAAACCTTGGGCCTGGCTGTTGACATGTAGTTTGTTTAGCTGTTGTAtttcacaagtgtctaaaggACAAAATTGGATCATTGGTTTGACCAAATTTTACTTtgtaatatgaaaaaaagtCCCTTTTTTCACCAGTTAACAATTAGTCATAAAAAGGTCAATCTTACTATGATCAGATAACTtgaaagtatgatataggaacATTTTTATTGAGTGAAATGTCTTTCCTGATCCCATATTTGTGCTATAGTGGTCACAGCCGCTATGTGCGTTTCAAGATGAGAACAGAATAcgtgtttatacgtacatgaagtcaaatctggtcaaacaaatgctcctatcATGTGCTATGGACACTCGTAAGCCGAccagcatggctatttttcaggtttgattatTTATGTAACTTTATCTTACCATAAATGAATTCTAGAGAAGAAAATGCGAGtatctacagcaaattattaGTGATTTCAGGAAACAAAACAGCTGGTATAGTACATAACAACTTTTGGgcaaattgtaaatatttatgtgtTTAGAATTCAACATCATTCTCCTGTAGATGATCCTGAAGAGAAGAAGTTTCGCTACATTTCACATTCACACATTCCATACTGACGTAATGACGTGATAATTTGCAAACTTGatacttaatttgaaatatcgCATTGTATACGCGAATGAGCGCATGCCCTTGTTAGGTTGTGTTCATCATGTAACATTATTTATTGATTTGAACGTAACAAGAACTAAACTGTGTTTCAAGTATATGGCCAATTATAAAACTGTGCCAAGGAAGTATCAAGGGCATGTTTGTAGTATTCTTTAGAGGCTGTCCTGAACTTTCTCAGAAACATCAAAAAGTAAAACTGCAGAAAAGCATTCCCTTCAAAAGGTGTTCATACTCGGTCTCTGTagttatattactgtatcatTGGATAACACTTTAAAAGATAGATGATATATCTTTGAACAAATgaacaaacacaacaaaatcgACAACAGAACCTTATATTTATACTTATGTTATCGTGCtgaataaaacattacattaaatgttttcattgagagttgttaatataaaaaaaaataagagtCCTCTTTTATAAACATTCAAATTATTGGTAAGCAACGATCAAGAGGCTGTCACCGGGAAACGGTCGATATTCTGTCATCTTTTTAATGACCCACATCCAGTCATCTTCTCAATGATCCAATCCGATATGAATTCGGGAAGAAAGTTATAGACTTTAGCAAGAACCTGTAAAAATAATGACCATTGATTAAGGAGCCATTTTCACGTTTTCAACAGATTCAAGGGAATTATGACCCGCAGGTTGCTTCACATGATCTGATATTAGCTTAAATATCTTACCGCCAGCTCGTCCACGACAGAGAAGGATCCCCCAATCACATAGCGGGCCTTTGGTGATACGTTAATGAGGGAGTCCTCTATAGCGTTAATGACTGGATCTGCTGACAACCTTCGATCATTAATTATCTCCAATTCCTGGTAGATAGCATCAAAGTATGGACGTCCATAGGTCTCTCTGACATCCTCAGATGCCTGTTCCCACATGCAGTCTATCTCCTTCTTATATCGTTTCATCTGgtcaaattaaacattttacGATCAAAATGGCTCTAGGAAGATACACATTCACATTTGATAATATGTAAGAAATTATTACATAACTACATAACAATATGAATAATACCTGTCATAATGCATACCATTTGATTTACTCtttacaaaaacatacattttcgAAATAAATATTGAAGTGAGTTGAAAATAGACTTCTATGTGTTGTAGTATCAGTGATATCGTCACCTGTTCCGGGCCATTGATTGATGTGGCTTCTGTAAACTGTCCGGGTTCTATAACCGAGACGTTGACCCCAAACTTCTTCATTTCAAGTCTGAGAGAGTCACTCATTGTCTCCACCCCGtgttttgttacaatgtacaCCGAATTACAAGGCCATGAATATCGACCCTTTACACTTGACACGTTCACAATCCTCCCTTGAAGacagaaaataaatacaaatttaacataaataaaaGCCCATCCTCACTAATGAAATAAATGTGTTCATGGGTTCATAACATACCATGTGTATCATGGTATTTGAAAGAAGCAGCCTTTGAGCTTTAACCTTGACCGATGATCGGCAAAATCGTACATAATGTCATGCTGTGATGTAATGATGTGGATATGAACTAAGTTTGTCAATGGATTCAAGAGATATCTTGTCTCTACTTCTTATTTCGAGCGTGATCAATCTGACATTTGATCCTGACCAATGCCCACCAAAATCTTATAAGTGTAGAGCTGCTATAATTTGGTTTGCATATACAAACGTTTTTATTATACTTAAAAAGTATATAATTGTGTCCTAGTAGATGCACAACGTTATCAAAGGACTCAGTGATTACCATATCAAATTTGTATTAAGTgctgaaataaatattgtatagtAGCATTTTCCTGATAAAAATGAAGGTTACATAAATGACCATAATTGAAATGTAAGTTTTTACTCCAAGCCATTCCTTTATAGCGATCACGGTTAGATGATCACTGACCAAAGTTTAAAGCATCCAGTAATTCTGATCCTTAGAAGATGTACCTTTTGACTTCCGGATCATGGGAAGGAACGTCTTGATAACTCGGATCATGCCATACAGATTGACCTCAGCACATTTCCTGTATTGATCCACAGTCGCTAATTCGACTTCACCTGGGGAATTTATTGCAGCATTGTTCACAATGGCCCATAATCCTAAATGAGATATAAAAGCAAAATGAAGTAATCTCCTATACGCGAAAAAAAGCCAACTAATATACAGATGGATTGcctctaggggagataatcgaGTATAAGAGTTTAAGCAGAGCAATTTCTAACAAAACATTTAGGGACCGGTGGCCAGTCTAAAACACAGAATAAGGTTAGAATAATGGATTATCTAATGTTAATGTCAATCAATGTTTATGTATGCCATACGTAGTGACATTATATTATACCTTGTCCTGTCGCATTAACGTACTCCAGAGCCTTTTGGACGTCATCGTCTTTAGTGACATCCAGCTTGATCACATGAAGCCGGTCCGACTGACGTGCCTGTAACACTTTGGCCCCCGGACTCTCCTTACTGAGGACTCCGGcatatactgtataccccaAGTCGTGTAGTCGCTTTGCAAGTAAGTGACCAATTCCTAAACAAAGTTTATCAACCGTCATTGTGCATCCATGTTTGAAATAATAGTTATTGTGGTGAAGCAAagctatatatacatcaaaatttGGTGTTGGGCCTGCACAATCTATTTCTCTCAATGAAGAATTTCATAGTGGATTTTAGCGTAAGTGGAATATCACCGGGATATTTGTTATATCTATCCATTTTATCAAAGGACGTATTCAGTATTTCTATCTTCTTCTGCGACTTCACTTAAGTATACGATGTTGCCGTTGGCATTATTCATGTAACGATTCATTCGCGATTCCATCCATTAGACATGACTTGTAAGTCCTAGCATCTACATAGGTATCAATAAAAATACGTGGCGTTTCATCTACGATGTGTtgcatatatacacatatcacTAATCTGTCTCTCCtctaaacatttattttacaaaaagacaTGTCATTGTATAAAATcgtaaaatttgaattaaaatgaataaaacctATATTGGTATGTAGGTGCCAGAAAACAACTTTGTTATTTCTGCTATTCGTAGTTGTAATCGAATTTGTTTATTGGTGGCATGCCTTACCTGTATCACAACCTGTGATGACCACGCCTTTTCGGCCGATGTCCAACTTCTTCCGGAAATTGTTTCTGGTCATTCTTAATGCAAAGTAAAACAGTGAGATGCCAAGCAAATATCTCCAGTGGATGTACATAGAATACACATTCagtaaaataaaacttaaaacacACGTATTATCTAAGGACACCATAGTGGAGTAAGGGACGCTCACACGTAAGTCTCCGACAACAGGTAACCTTCACAGAgggtttgtttttatctttttaaaccTTGATCAATGTCCGACCTTTCATCGTCGTCAGCTATCTAGTTGTTTTCATTTCTGAATTAGTCTAGCTTGTCAATGTCAGGCTTTATGCATGTATAATCTCCATTTCTTATCTAAAAAAATGTGGATTTTAAATTGGGCATCATGAAAAAACATTGGACAGGTTTGGAAATACTTGTAAAACGTTTATTGGTACTTATCAAAGTCAACGTTACATTTTGATAGAAACAGTAATCTTTTTTTGTGTTGTAAAAACTTGATTCGTAATAGATTGGCTTCACTTTCACATATTTAGTCTTCTCTGTACAAGATACTATGGGAAACTAAAGAACATTTTGTCGCTTCAACTTCATACATGTTGCGTTTGTCActcactaaaaaaaaaaattaatcaattgTAACATGAAAACATTTAGATTTAAATGACACAAACAGTAACATGTTGATATTTGCATTGTTGTTAGGCATTTCGCCACGATACATGAAgtttataaacaatttatattctTTTACTCATTTGAGAAGGTAGCTGTCATGCCACCATCCGGGAAAAGGAAGTCAAAAGTCCGTATGCACGGGCAGCGCGAGGGGGTTTTACAAGACACGTCAGAGCAGACAGAGGTCACTCGACGCCTCATCTTGATGTCGAGGACAAGGTACAGGATGAGGTCCAGAAGCCTGAGGCGTCCCAGGGTACCAATGTACAAGTGACTCATTCATTACCAGTCAGCCAGGCAGTCTCAGCTTCAGGTATGCCTTCCCAACTGATAAGTGTTGGGGACACGGTGGGGGCCCACGTCCCAGAGGCAACAAGGGACAATATATGGGGGGTCAGCGTTCATAAACTTGGCTTTATTGCTCGAAACCTGTCAAGATTCCCTTAATACCCAGATCATTATCCTAGTCGATGGTGCCCTTGTTTTCAAGCCAAAGGGTACAAAGCATCGAATTGACACAATTAAAGCATGGACAGACGCCTTTATAATATTAGGTGCAATTTTTACTCTGAAACATGATAGGGGTCAGGAATTGCTAAAATTCATGTCTATTGTCAGGTTGGCAGCTAAATCCTTCAAGGGAATGGGTTGGAAAACCTGCGACGAGCAATTCCGTGTTCGTCAAGCTCGTCAGCCTGGTAGGTCATGGGCTGTAGTCGACGGGGAATTGTGGTTAACATGTTTGTCTACAGGCATGTCTAAGGCTCGTCACAAACTAGAAAAACTGTTGCTAGAGGTTGCTGTAATGAGTTCAACTTTAAAGGGTCATGCGAAAGGGCAGGTTGCAGATATGCTCGGAAATGCTTACAATGCGGAGGGTCGCATTCCAAGATATCTTGCTTTCGGGGGCAAAGCCAGGGTCTACGAGGTCAAGTTGGCTCATATTATCATAGAATGCCTTCACCACATAACGGGGTAAAGCAAAGTCAGAACGTCAATTCTGGTCAGACCAATTTTCGTCCCCAAACCGCACCCTTCAGTAGGTACCATTACAATAAAGATATGGGATCTAGGAAAAACTCCGATCAACAAACCAGTGCTCAATAGCTATTTAGACATATATCCGAACAAAGTTGTGGCTGGGGCCTTGAAGGAAGGTTTTGATAGTGGTTTCAAGCTTCATTACTATGGTCC
This DNA window, taken from Pecten maximus chromosome 3, xPecMax1.1, whole genome shotgun sequence, encodes the following:
- the LOC117322762 gene encoding D-beta-hydroxybutyrate dehydrogenase, mitochondrial-like, with amino-acid sequence MTVDKLCLGIGHLLAKRLHDLGYTVYAGVLSKESPGAKVLQARQSDRLHVIKLDVTKDDDVQKALEYVNATGQGLWAIVNNAAINSPGEVELATVDQYRKCAEVNLYGMIRVIKTFLPMIRKSKGRIVNVSSVKGRYSWPCNSVYIVTKHGVETMSDSLRLEMKKFGVNVSVIEPGQFTEATSINGPEQMKRYKKEIDCMWEQASEDVRETYGRPYFDAIYQELEIINDRRLSADPVINAIEDSLINVSPKARYVIGGSFSVVDELAVLAKVYNFLPEFISDWIIEKMTGCGSLKR